The Streptomyces tendae genome has a window encoding:
- a CDS encoding NAD(P)H-dependent oxidoreductase subunit E, protein MDLHFGDSKPTDEERAAVDALLGPPESSWEGADRSEADLRWARGGRAARDRRDLLLPGLHALNDRVGWISEGALDYLCRRLTVPPAEAYGVATFYAMFSVRPRPATVLHVCTDLACAAAGAPKLCEAVEARLGPRSGVAVERSPCLGLCERAPAALVVRAGADASAVPDGGAPGGVPRAAAVCAPATPDAVVRVALAPENAPQEPPAVTAVPQAGDPGLLLLRRVGTVDPADLDDYRAHGGYTALRRAFALGPAGVIREVTDSGLLGRGGAAFPTGRKWQATASQPDHPHYLVCNADESEPGTFKDRVLMEGDPYALVEAMTIAAYATGARLGYLYLRGEYPRALERMEHAIAQARARGLLGDDVLGQGFSFDIEIRRGAGAYICGEETALFNSIEGYRGEPRSKPPFPVEKGLFGKPTVENNVETLVNVLPILTLGAPAYAAIGTGASTGPKLFCVSGSVARPGIYELPFGATLGELLTLAGVRDGLRAVLLGGAAGGFVRPDELDIPLTFEGTRAAGTTLGSGVVMAFDDTVPLPRLLLRIAEFFRDESCGQCVPCRVGTVRQEEALHRIAERTSVDAAADITLLREVGRAMRDASICGLGQTAWNAVESAIDRLGAYE, encoded by the coding sequence GTGGACCTGCACTTCGGTGACAGCAAACCGACCGACGAGGAACGCGCCGCCGTCGACGCCCTGCTGGGCCCGCCCGAGTCGTCCTGGGAGGGCGCCGACCGTTCCGAGGCGGACCTGCGGTGGGCGCGCGGCGGGCGGGCGGCGCGCGACCGCCGCGACCTGCTGCTGCCGGGGCTGCACGCGCTCAACGACCGGGTCGGCTGGATCAGCGAGGGCGCGCTGGACTACCTGTGCCGCCGGCTGACGGTGCCGCCGGCCGAGGCGTACGGGGTCGCGACCTTCTACGCCATGTTCTCCGTACGTCCGCGCCCGGCCACGGTGCTGCACGTGTGCACGGACCTGGCCTGTGCGGCCGCGGGCGCGCCGAAGCTGTGCGAGGCGGTGGAGGCCCGTCTGGGCCCGCGGTCCGGGGTGGCGGTGGAACGCAGCCCCTGTCTGGGCCTGTGCGAGCGGGCCCCGGCGGCGCTGGTGGTCCGGGCCGGGGCGGACGCTTCCGCGGTCCCCGACGGCGGAGCGCCCGGCGGCGTCCCCCGGGCCGCCGCCGTCTGCGCGCCCGCCACCCCCGACGCCGTGGTCCGGGTGGCGCTCGCCCCGGAGAACGCCCCGCAGGAGCCGCCGGCCGTCACGGCGGTCCCGCAGGCCGGCGATCCCGGGCTGCTGCTCCTGCGCCGGGTCGGCACCGTGGACCCGGCCGATCTGGACGACTACCGGGCGCACGGCGGCTACACGGCGCTGCGTCGCGCCTTCGCCCTCGGGCCCGCCGGGGTGATCCGGGAGGTGACCGACTCCGGTCTGCTCGGGCGCGGCGGCGCCGCCTTCCCCACCGGCCGCAAGTGGCAGGCCACCGCGTCCCAGCCGGACCACCCGCACTACCTGGTCTGCAACGCCGACGAGTCCGAGCCGGGCACGTTCAAGGACCGGGTGCTGATGGAGGGCGACCCGTACGCGCTGGTGGAGGCCATGACGATCGCGGCGTACGCGACGGGCGCCCGCCTCGGCTACCTCTACCTGCGCGGCGAGTACCCGCGCGCCCTGGAGCGCATGGAGCACGCCATCGCCCAGGCGCGGGCGCGCGGCCTGCTCGGCGACGACGTCCTCGGCCAGGGTTTCTCCTTCGACATCGAGATCCGGCGCGGTGCGGGCGCCTACATCTGCGGCGAGGAGACGGCCCTGTTCAACTCCATCGAGGGCTACCGGGGCGAGCCCCGCTCCAAGCCGCCCTTCCCGGTGGAGAAGGGGCTGTTCGGCAAGCCGACCGTAGAGAACAACGTGGAGACGCTGGTCAACGTGCTGCCGATCCTCACCCTGGGCGCCCCCGCGTACGCGGCGATCGGCACGGGGGCGTCCACCGGCCCCAAGCTGTTCTGCGTCTCGGGCAGCGTGGCCCGCCCCGGGATCTACGAACTGCCGTTCGGCGCGACGCTCGGCGAGCTCCTCACGCTCGCCGGCGTACGGGACGGTCTGCGGGCGGTGCTGCTCGGCGGGGCCGCCGGCGGATTCGTCCGTCCCGACGAGCTGGACATCCCCCTCACCTTCGAAGGCACCCGCGCGGCCGGCACCACCCTCGGCTCCGGAGTCGTCATGGCCTTCGACGACACGGTCCCGCTCCCCCGTCTGCTGCTGCGCATCGCCGAGTTCTTCCGCGACGAGTCCTGCGGGCAGTGCGTGCCCTGCCGGGTCGGCACGGTCCGCCAGGAGGAGGCGCTGCACCGGATCGCGGAGCGCACCAGCGTG